The following coding sequences are from one Cumulibacter manganitolerans window:
- a CDS encoding MinD/ParA family ATP-binding protein — MTTGADDLRPVAPHLDPRVAHLTNVAPARRRWFGRGRRPAELPRNASSDALGRRIETPRRISVVGLKGGVGKTTSAILLARTIARGRPEPVLLLDSDTTYGSLLLRLGTPPVASAHDIAAMGDPGTLAVLRGMVARTDDGVWVVPSGRNPAQSAAFDEQTYVAAVRALYRYFPVSITDCGTGIAGSLMRRVVEASHALVIATSASVDGVLSAHNALEWLISTGHDDLARRSIVVVGNVGQQPSIDVEETKRGLEQICRTVVCVPADPAIATGGYLDFAQLQPETRQAAQDLASLALDSAFRGGA, encoded by the coding sequence GATCTGCGCCCGGTCGCGCCGCACCTGGACCCGCGGGTCGCGCACCTGACGAACGTCGCGCCCGCCCGGCGCCGCTGGTTCGGGCGTGGCCGGCGCCCGGCCGAGCTGCCCCGCAACGCGAGTAGCGACGCTCTCGGACGCCGCATCGAGACGCCGCGCCGGATCAGCGTCGTGGGGCTCAAGGGCGGCGTCGGGAAGACCACGTCGGCGATCCTGCTGGCGCGCACCATCGCGCGCGGCCGCCCCGAACCCGTCCTGCTGCTCGACAGCGACACCACGTACGGGTCGCTCCTGCTGCGGCTCGGTACCCCGCCGGTCGCGTCGGCGCACGACATCGCCGCGATGGGCGACCCCGGGACGCTGGCGGTGCTGCGGGGCATGGTCGCCCGCACCGACGACGGGGTGTGGGTCGTGCCGTCCGGCCGGAACCCCGCACAGAGCGCCGCGTTCGACGAGCAGACCTACGTCGCGGCCGTCCGCGCGCTCTACCGCTACTTCCCGGTCTCCATCACCGATTGCGGGACGGGGATCGCCGGATCCCTGATGCGTCGGGTGGTCGAGGCCTCGCACGCCCTGGTCATCGCGACGTCGGCGAGCGTGGACGGCGTACTGTCGGCGCACAATGCGCTGGAATGGCTGATCTCCACCGGCCACGACGACCTCGCGCGCCGGTCGATCGTGGTCGTCGGGAACGTCGGGCAGCAGCCGAGCATCGACGTCGAGGAGACCAAGCGCGGACTGGAGCAGATCTGCCGCACGGTGGTCTGCGTGCCCGCGGATCCGGCCATCGCAACCGGCGGCTATCTCGACTTCGCCCAGCTGCAGCCGGAGACGCGGCAGGCCGCACAGGACCTGGCGTCGCTCGCGCTCGACTCCGCGTTCCGTGGCGGCGCATGA